Sequence from the Spirochaetae bacterium HGW-Spirochaetae-1 genome:
GCCCCCCCCACAAAAACCGGTATATCCTGCGCACCAGGTTTGTCACAACCTGGAACAGGTAGGGATTATAGCCCAGGGCCAGCACCGGCGCCTTCAGTCCATGCCGCTTCAGAAGATACGTGAAAATAAGCAGTGACGTGGTGGAACTCTGAAAAGAAACGTATACAATTTTCCCCTTTTCCTCATAATCCTTCAGCGTTGCCAGGCTTTCACCGTCGAATTCGGTTCTCCTGAAAAGCATCCGCACGATGTTTTCGAAGACCCTGTTGGAACGCCGCTGGACGATACCATCCATTATGTACGATGTGTATTTGTTTTCTGTGATATTTGATTCTGTCATGTTCCGCACTCGCTCTTATAAATCTGTTTCATTTCCCGCCAGTTTAAAAAAATCCTCCACTCCCACCATGGAAAGGAGCGACTGGATGTTTCCCGCTACACCGATAAGGACCAGTTCTACTCCCTGGTCAAAGAGCCTGTCCTTTGTCATGATCAGATCACCCAGGCCCGAACTGTTGAGATATTTTTTCCTGCTCATATCCAGGGCGATCATAGTGCTCTTCTTTCTGTCCATGGTTAACATGGTCTCAATAAAATCCTCTATAGTGCCATTTACCAATGAGCCGCTTGCCTCATCAATATCAATAATCAGCACTGACTTGCCCGAGTATCGGTAAGATAGATCCATAATCGCCTCTTCTGTATATAATTTGTTTTCACCAGCGAGACATCATAATGTAATCGTTAGCACTTGAGAAATATGGCTTAATGTAGCGACCATTATTATGAAAATTTTAACATTCTTTTGTTACTATCAGAATGTATATGGAAACATAATATCAAACAAGTTTTTTTTGGCAACACAAAATAGTTATCTTCAACAAAGAGAGGCATTGTAAAACAATTGTGCGGTATACGAAATAATTATAAAGCATCAAAAAATTAATTGCAAATATCACCATTGTATGTGTAAGTGACTCAATTATTGAGTAATTGAGCAAGTTCCATGACGGGATGTAGCGCAGCCCGGTAGCGCGCTTCGTTCGGGACGAAGAAGTCGGGAGTTCGAATCTCCCCATCCCGAAATATCAAGATATAAGATTAACATTCTTCACCTGGCATTGAGAGTTATGACATCGGAATCACATATAGTATGATGAACAATATGTCCACTTTATTAACGTTAATCTAATCTTAGCTTATTTTTATACAATGTTGAATAACCAAAATACCAACATTTATCAGAATCAGTTCCCCTCCAGCAAACATTCTAAAAAGAACATTGTTGATGCAGTTACTAATTTCATAAAACATGAAAAGATAGGACTACGCATCAGATACGAGGAACTGTATCTGGCCCTTGATGAAGCCATAACCAATGCTATGGAGCACGGCAACAAATGGTCTTCGTCAAAAAATGTCCACATTTCCATTTCTGTCGACAGATCTCATCTTGTTATAATAGTTACCGACGACGGAAAGGGATTCAATTACAATGAACTCAAAATGACGCTATCGGAAGAAAACCGTTTTAAGCGCCGGGGGCGGGGCCTCTTTATTATCAATCAGTTCTGCCATATTGAATGGAACGAAAAAGGCAACCAGATCATTATGAATTTTGAGCTATCGAGCTGAGTATGTCAGGCGAAAAAAAAAGTAGGATAGTTCCGGCCCTGTTATTCCTGCTGTTCCTGGTCTTTATCTCGTGCGGCGATGGTCCGTCATTTTTCAAACCGGCCGTTCCCTCCGTAATCCGCGACATCCAGGACCTTATCACGGGCATCAATACCTTTATTTCACGGGTCAGTACGGTAACGGGACTTGTGGGATTCCAAACCATTCTCCTCTTTATATCGGTCCTGATCATATCCTCGGGTCTCTCAGCCATCGGCCTGCCGAAGGGGAAAACCGTATTCCTCCTTTCCCTTGCCATGGCTGATACGCTCTGGATTTTATGGAAGGACAGTTTTAATCCTGAATCTCTTTCATACCTGGTTCCCGTTTTACGGGCAAACCTGATTCTGCTCATTCCCCTCATAACCTATATTTTACTGAAGGCCTTCGTCCCCTTTCTGTTCCCGCAGATCAGGAATGTCCTGTTCAGACTGCTGCCCGGAAGCGGGAGAAGACTCAGAGATCAATTGACCCGCGAGACCTCGCGGGAGCTCATGCTGAAGTCTCTCTCCCTCTATATTACTTTACAGAAAAACAATGGCGGGAATGATAAAAATGAGATCCTGTCTTCACAGGCCGACAAGCTCGTAAAAGACATCAGAAAACTAGTGGATACAATTAACTGACATAAGCCTGTCAACTCCGCAGTTTATGACAACATTTTCCCTTGTTTTTCACAATTAACTTGCAAAATATGCACAGACCCTATATTCTATGCACTCAGAACGGCTAAAAAATCCGAGGTAATCATGAGCACCATTGCTACTGAACGCATCATCAACCGCGCCCGGTATGTATTCATCGTTTTTTTCTTTATAGCAGCTGTTTCAGCCTACGTAAGCGGATCCAGCATAATGAGCTGGGGCGCCATCCTGGCAGCCGATACTATTTTCCTCACCCTGGCCATTGTAAACCAGGCTTCCATAATGAAAAATACCATATCAGTTCCCCTCATCTATACCTCGGTAACCATCGAATTTTTGCTGATTTTCTTTCTGAAATTCACCATGCACTTTGACGAACGCGTGGGATACGGACTGACAATGAAAGAGCCGGCCACCTTCCTCGTCTACTTCCTGTTCATGGCCATGAACGCCATGCGGTATAATAAAAAACTCACGCTCTATGCAGGCTTGCTGGCAGTGACTACCTACATAGCACTCCTCAGCCTGGCCATCATAGACGGAGGAATGACCTTTACAAAAGATGTAACAAAATTCTTTGCCACAAACACGCTGCGGGGATCAGCAGAAGCACCCAAGATACTATTTCTCCTCGGCTTCACCTACTTCCTCTACAAGATGGCCGATTTTACCAACAAAAATATGGACGAACTGGCCGATGCCCGAACCGGGGCAGAGAAAAATTATGGTGAAATGAAAAATGTCCTTGCCACTGTTGATCAGACCTCGGAGGAACTTCTGGCCAGCAGCAGAGAGCTTGCCAATTCTCTGAAGGAAATCAGCGAGAGTATCCGCGCCCACGGAAAGCTTATGAACGACGTGGAAACCATCAAAACAAACATATCGGGAAGCATCGAAGAGATACGCAGCAAGTCGGACTTCCAGTATAGGACCGTTGAGGAAAATTTTCTTAAAATTAAAGAGATATCCAACCTCATGGAAGGGATATACAGTGACAGTACGGCCCAGAGCAAAAAAGCCCGGGAGGCGCTGAACCTGGCCACCATCAACGAGGACAACCTCAAGAGTACCACAAAGGCTATAACGGACATGAAAATGAATTCCCAGAAAATCGAGGAAATATCAAAAACCATCAGTGAAATCGCCGACCAGACCAATCTGCTCTCCCTCAACGCCGCCATCGAATCAGCCCGTGCCGGGGAGCACGGCAGGGGTTTTGCCGTTGTCGCCGATGAAATATCAAAACTGGCCACCATGAGCATTGATTCCTCCAAGGAGATTGCCAAGATCATACAGGATACGGTGGGCAACATTGAAAATATCTCGGCCATGATAGGCAACCTGGCCCAGTACCTGAACCAGACCATATCCTTCATCAGGGAAAATTCTATCTTCATGCAGAGCCTGAATGATAATACCAGCAAAGAATTTGAAGAAAGCAAGAAACTCTACGATTCTTCCGTCGAGGTTGAAAAGGCGGCAAAAGAGGTATATGAGCAGTCCGTCATCCAGACCGAGTCTGTTGAAAAAATCACGGACTGGTTCAACAGCATGAATAAGCTGGGAACCGATATCATGGAAAACCTGAAATACCTGAAGCTTCTCTCCGATTCGCTGGAAAACAGGTCCAGGGACTTGAAAATGGTTCTGGGCAGGGAAGAAAAAAACGACATTGCTAATTAACGACATAATCACTTCTTTTTTATGAGACATATATATTTTATTTGACTAAATAAATCATACTTTTATAGAATAAACAATAGGAACTTCACCATGGTTGAGTTTATTGATAACGACAATGATCGTACATTCTTATTGAAAGATGAAGTTATTTCGGTAAAACTGCTCAAACTGGAAGATTTGCTCAATAATTTTATCCGGGAAGATGACAGAAACGCCATAATCGATTTAACTAATGTCACCAAAATCGACTCCATGTCTCTGGCGGCACTTATCCGTGTCAAAAACAGGCTGGGTAAATCAGGCAGGAAACTGAACCTCATCAACCCAACTGAAGGGGTCATGCGTGTTCTGGAACTCGCCGGCCTCGATGCTTTTCTGCTGGACTAATCGTCCTCCTTTTCTACACAACACCCCCTGTCAAAAATCAACGGGCCCGGTTCATTTATTTGTTGAGATTATACAACCCGGCGGAAATAGTGGAAAGATAATTAATAATTGAAACATTCTGCAAAATGGTATATATACCAACATAGAGGATATGACAATGAAAGCACTGCAGAAATCACATAAAATAAAAAGAAAGGGACCCGTTGTCCTCATCATCATGGACGGCGTCGGACTGGGAAAGGGAGATGAAGGCGACGCCTTCCGCCAGGCCCGTACTCCCCTGCTCGACTCCCTGCGAAGGGAATACATGAATACCACGCTAAAGGCCCATGGAACAGCCGTGGGACTCCCCAGCGACGATGATATGGGTAACAGCGAGGTGGGACACAATGCCCTGGGAGCGGGAAAAATTTTCGAACAGGGAGCCAAGCTGGTCAACAGGGCACTGGAATCCGGTGATATTTTCACCACCGATACCTGGAAGGAACTGGTTATAAAACCCGCCACACAGGGAACGACCCTTCACTTCATAGGGCTCCTCTCCGACGGCAATGTTCACTCTCACATTGATCACCTTATGGGTATAATAAAACAGAGCGCGTCGGAAGGAGTGAAAAAATGCAAGGTTCACATACTCCTTGACGGACGCGATGTTCCCGAAACCTCGGCCCTGCAGTACGTCGACGAGATGGAGGCCTTTCTAGAGGACTTCAGGAAACAGGGACTCGACTACGCCATAGCCTCGGGCGGAGGCAGGATGATAACCACCATGGACCGCTACGAGGCCGACTGGTCCATTGTAAAAAGGGGCTGGGACGCCCATGTCCTGGGCATAGCCCGGGCTTTCACCTCGGCACGCCAGGCCATCGAAACCTTCCGCAGCGACGACCCGGAGATAACAGATCAGTATCTCCCCTCCTTTACCATAACGGACGGCAGCGGACCCGTGGGGACCGTCAATGACGGTGATTCGGTCATATTTTTCAACTTCCGCGGCGACCGGGCCATCGAAATGTCCCGGGCCTTCGAGGAAGAGACCCTGGATAAATTCGACCGGGTGCGCAGGCCCGATGTGGTATACGCCGGCATGATGGAATACGACGGAGACCTGAAGATCCCGAAAAAATACCTGGTGATCCCGCCGGCCATTGAGGAGACCATGAGTGAATACCTGGTCCACACAGGTAAAACCCAGTATGCCATTTCCGAAACGCAGAAGTTCGGCCATGTCACCTATTTCTGGAACGGCAACCGCAGCGGCAAGTTCGATGCGAAGCTTGAGGATTATGAGGAGATCACCTCCGACAGGCTGGAATTCAACCAGCGTCCCTGGATGAAGGCGGCCGAAATCACCGACAGCGTCATGACGGCACTGAGAAGCGGAAAGTATAATTTTCTGCGCCTGAATTATCCCAATGGCGACATGGTGGGCCATACGGGCGACCTGGAGGCGGCCATCATAGCGGCTGAAACCATTGATCTCTGCCTCAGGAGGCTCCTACCGGTCATACATGAACAGGGCGGTATCGCCCTTATTACGGCCGACCATGGGAACCTGGATGAGATGTTCGAGATGGATAAAAAAACCGGCAATGCAAAGATCGACAAGGAAACGGGACTTCCCATGAAGAAAACGTCACATACGCTCAATCCCGTACCGGCCATCATTTATGATCCCGGTTTTGCCGGAGAGTACGCTCTGGCCGATATTAAGAAACCAGGACTGGCCAACGTAGCTGCCACACTCCTCATGCTCATGGACCTGGTACCGCCGGCGGACTATGAACCGTCGATCATACAGTGGACATAAAGCAAAGAGACCGGAGGAGATTCCATGTTTTCCAAAAAATCCGACGACGGGTACAAGAAACCCCTGGCGGGAGTAGAAATGAAGACCATTGCCTACGGAGATAACACGCTCATGACGGAATTCCGCCTGGAGAGGGGCCATATCCTCCCCAGGCACAGCCATCCACAGGAGCAGACGGGCTACCTTGTATCGGGAAGGATCAACCTGAGGATCGGTAATTTCATTCATGAAGCCCATCCCGGCGACAGCTGGTGCATCCCCGGCGGTGTGGAGCATGAAGCGGAGATTCTCGAGGACTCCATTGCCGTAGAGGTCTTCTCTCCCCTTCGGGAAGATTATTTACCGTAACGATGTCGGAAATTCCTTTGTGGAAAAGTGATAATTTATAAATATATCTTAGGGGCAAGAGGCAAAATATGAAAAAAACATACCTGGCGAAAAACAGCGTTCTTTTTTTATCGGTGATCTTCATCACGGTCATGACCGCCGCATGCGGGAAAAAATCCACGGCAGTGCAATTTAACTTCACCAGTCATAAAGACGGCTCCGTGGTCTCCCGCTCCCTGCCGCTGAAGATGAGCGGCACCGTGGTCAACTATGACAAACTGGATGCCAAATTGAAAAATAATCTTCATGTATATCTCATTGAACAGAGCACAAAGGAAAAGATATGGCATATTGAACCGGAAGGCACCCTTGACAGCAAGGGCATCTGGCGAGCCATCACCTGGCTGGGAAACCCCCGGCAGGGAAATCACAACATATTCAACGTATGCGTATTTGCCACAGATGAAATTCTGGAACTGAATGACGGAGATCATCCCGTAAAAGAAAAGACCGACTTCCTGGGCGAGGCATGTATCACGGTCAGACGCGTGGACCGCTGAAAAATTCCTTTCATGTATTCGTTGTTTTCAGGATAAGGTCCTCGATGCCGCGGAGGATTCCCTCCACGTCATCACGCCTGTACTGAGGTAAAACCGTCTCAAGACTATTATCCGAGGCAACAAGGAGAATATTATCCACTCCTGACAGAAAGAGCGGGTCTTCCGAAGAATCGCCGACGACCTCTATTTTCTGTGTATCGCCTTCCTTGTATCCTTCAATGATCACCAGGTCCGAATGTGAGAAATAACGCTGTGCCAGCTCCAGGGGG
This genomic interval carries:
- a CDS encoding cupin domain-containing protein, whose amino-acid sequence is MFSKKSDDGYKKPLAGVEMKTIAYGDNTLMTEFRLERGHILPRHSHPQEQTGYLVSGRINLRIGNFIHEAHPGDSWCIPGGVEHEAEILEDSIAVEVFSPLREDYLP
- a CDS encoding 2,3-bisphosphoglycerate-independent phosphoglycerate mutase, with the translated sequence MKALQKSHKIKRKGPVVLIIMDGVGLGKGDEGDAFRQARTPLLDSLRREYMNTTLKAHGTAVGLPSDDDMGNSEVGHNALGAGKIFEQGAKLVNRALESGDIFTTDTWKELVIKPATQGTTLHFIGLLSDGNVHSHIDHLMGIIKQSASEGVKKCKVHILLDGRDVPETSALQYVDEMEAFLEDFRKQGLDYAIASGGGRMITTMDRYEADWSIVKRGWDAHVLGIARAFTSARQAIETFRSDDPEITDQYLPSFTITDGSGPVGTVNDGDSVIFFNFRGDRAIEMSRAFEEETLDKFDRVRRPDVVYAGMMEYDGDLKIPKKYLVIPPAIEETMSEYLVHTGKTQYAISETQKFGHVTYFWNGNRSGKFDAKLEDYEEITSDRLEFNQRPWMKAAEITDSVMTALRSGKYNFLRLNYPNGDMVGHTGDLEAAIIAAETIDLCLRRLLPVIHEQGGIALITADHGNLDEMFEMDKKTGNAKIDKETGLPMKKTSHTLNPVPAIIYDPGFAGEYALADIKKPGLANVAATLLMLMDLVPPADYEPSIIQWT